The Afipia massiliensis genome has a segment encoding these proteins:
- a CDS encoding YaiI/YqxD family protein encodes MTPTTRIYVDADACPVKDEIYRVAARHDLPVSVVAGNFIRVPNDPLIERIAAGSGMDAADDWIAERAQKGDIVVTSDIPLAARCVKAGADVIAPNGKPFSEESIGMTLAVRNLMTDLRSSGEVTGGPRSFSPRDRSAFLSALDQTIRRIQRARDQK; translated from the coding sequence TTGACCCCCACGACCCGTATCTATGTCGATGCCGATGCCTGCCCGGTGAAGGACGAGATCTACCGCGTCGCCGCCCGCCACGACCTGCCGGTCAGCGTCGTCGCCGGGAACTTCATCCGCGTGCCGAACGACCCGCTAATCGAACGGATCGCCGCAGGGTCCGGCATGGATGCCGCCGACGACTGGATTGCGGAACGCGCTCAAAAAGGCGATATCGTCGTCACGTCCGACATCCCGCTCGCGGCACGCTGCGTGAAGGCCGGTGCGGACGTGATCGCGCCAAACGGCAAGCCGTTCTCAGAAGAATCCATCGGCATGACCTTGGCGGTGCGCAACCTGATGACCGATCTGCGCTCCAGCGGCGAAGTCACCGGCGGGCCGCGGTCGTTTTCGCCGCGCGACCGCTCCGCGTTCCTGTCGGCGCTCGACCAGACCATTCGCCGCATCCAGCGCGCAAGAGACCAGAAGTAA
- a CDS encoding ABC-F family ATP-binding cassette domain-containing protein, producing the protein MAPPLIQLKDIALTFGGTPLLAGVELAVSAGERVCLIGRNGSGKSTLLKIVAGLVEADRGTRFVQPGATIRYLPQEPDFDGFSTTLAYVEAGMNPGDDHYQAQYLLDQLGLTGTEDPANLSGGEARRAALARVLAPSPDILLLDEPTNHLDLTTIEWLEGELANRRCALVIISHDRRFLSNLSRATVWLDRGETRRIEKGFSAFEEWRDEVLTEEERDQHKLDRKIVAEEHWLRYGVSGRRKRNVKRLGNLFALRDQRRDYRGAAGKANLAAAEAESSGKLVAEAKHIGKSYGDRPIVDDFSIRVARGDRIGIVGPNGAGKTTLISMLTGADSPDAGTIRLGANIEMATLDQHRESLDPKTTLADALTGGRGDSIMVNGKPKHVIGYMKDFLFQQEQARTPLEVLSGGERGRLMLARALAKPSNVLVLDEPTNDLDLETLDVLEEMLGDYDGTVILVSHDRDFLDRVVTSVIAPEGNGKWTEYAGGYSDMLAQRGADLKQRALESAAADKPKETKGSAPASSAKRRLNFNEKHALETLPKTMAKLQAEIAKQQKLLDDPELYAKDRKKFDAASAAIAKAHTELDAAEEKWIELEMLREEIESGV; encoded by the coding sequence ATGGCGCCTCCCCTCATCCAGTTGAAAGACATCGCGCTGACCTTCGGCGGCACACCGCTGCTGGCCGGCGTCGAGCTTGCGGTGTCGGCGGGCGAACGCGTCTGCCTGATCGGCCGCAACGGTTCTGGAAAATCGACGCTCTTGAAGATCGTCGCGGGCCTTGTGGAAGCTGATCGCGGCACCCGCTTCGTGCAGCCCGGCGCAACCATCCGCTATCTGCCGCAGGAGCCGGATTTCGACGGCTTTAGCACGACGCTGGCCTATGTCGAGGCCGGGATGAATCCGGGCGACGATCACTATCAGGCGCAATATCTGCTCGATCAATTGGGCCTGACCGGCACCGAGGACCCCGCCAATCTGTCCGGCGGCGAAGCGCGGCGCGCGGCGCTCGCACGCGTTCTTGCGCCCTCGCCCGACATCCTGCTGCTGGACGAGCCGACCAACCATCTCGATCTCACCACCATCGAATGGCTGGAAGGCGAACTCGCAAACCGTCGTTGCGCACTGGTCATCATCAGCCACGACCGGCGCTTCCTCTCCAATCTCTCCCGCGCCACCGTCTGGCTCGACCGCGGCGAAACCCGCCGCATCGAGAAGGGCTTCAGCGCCTTCGAGGAATGGCGCGACGAAGTGCTGACCGAAGAAGAGCGCGACCAGCACAAGCTGGATCGCAAGATCGTCGCTGAAGAACACTGGCTGCGGTACGGCGTTTCGGGCCGGCGCAAGCGCAACGTCAAGCGCCTCGGCAACCTGTTCGCGCTGCGTGACCAGCGCCGCGATTATCGTGGCGCCGCGGGCAAGGCAAACCTTGCGGCTGCTGAAGCTGAAAGCTCCGGCAAGCTGGTGGCCGAGGCGAAGCACATCGGCAAGTCCTACGGTGATCGGCCCATCGTCGATGATTTCTCCATTCGCGTCGCGCGTGGCGACCGCATCGGCATCGTCGGTCCGAACGGCGCGGGCAAGACCACGCTCATCAGCATGCTGACCGGGGCCGATTCACCGGACGCCGGCACGATTCGCCTCGGCGCCAATATCGAAATGGCGACGCTCGACCAGCATCGCGAAAGCCTCGATCCGAAAACGACGCTGGCTGATGCGCTGACCGGCGGGCGCGGCGACAGCATCATGGTCAACGGCAAGCCGAAGCATGTCATCGGCTACATGAAAGACTTTTTGTTTCAGCAGGAACAGGCCCGCACACCGCTGGAAGTTCTCTCCGGCGGGGAGCGCGGACGGCTGATGCTGGCCCGCGCACTGGCCAAGCCATCCAACGTACTGGTGCTGGACGAGCCGACCAACGACCTCGACCTTGAAACGCTCGACGTTCTGGAAGAAATGCTGGGCGACTACGACGGCACGGTTATTCTCGTCAGCCACGACCGCGACTTCCTCGATCGCGTCGTAACGTCGGTGATCGCCCCGGAGGGCAACGGCAAGTGGACCGAGTACGCCGGCGGCTACTCCGACATGCTGGCGCAGCGCGGAGCGGATCTGAAGCAGCGCGCGCTCGAGTCGGCGGCCGCTGACAAGCCGAAGGAAACCAAGGGATCAGCACCTGCGTCCTCGGCAAAGCGCCGCCTCAATTTCAATGAGAAGCACGCGCTGGAAACCTTGCCGAAAACGATGGCGAAGCTTCAGGCCGAGATCGCGAAACAGCAGAAGCTGCTCGACGATCCCGAGCTTTATGCAAAGGACCGCAAAAAATTCGATGCCGCCTCCGCTGCGATTGCCAAGGCGCACACCGAACTGGACGCCGCTGAGGAAAAGTGGATCGAGCTGGAAATGCTGCGCGAGGAAATCGAGAGCGGGGTTTGA